The following proteins come from a genomic window of Rutidosis leptorrhynchoides isolate AG116_Rl617_1_P2 chromosome 10, CSIRO_AGI_Rlap_v1, whole genome shotgun sequence:
- the LOC139873372 gene encoding VQ motif-containing protein 25-like — translation MCTMENMIINRKQTCSTTTKPLTMHKDSHMISKTKPKIRIIHIFAPEIIKTDVASFRELVQRLTGKPTEKKKLKTRKESHKRSSFSQADLEVREQIKGEEEIWVGANSGGGFLGGFGDLDGFMQEFSNHSNHGFAPCIPNLDAPNLVNSHLEFTNFGERSLNLPTFS, via the coding sequence atgTGTACAATGGAAAACATGATAATCAACAGAAAACAAACATGTTCCACAACCACAAAACCACTCACCATGCACAAAGACTCTCACATGATCTCCAAAACCAAGCCCAAAATTCGCATAATTCACATATTTGCACCCGAGATAATCAAAACCGATGTTGCGAGTTTCCGGGAATTGGTTCAAAGGCTCACAGGAAAACCTACTGAAAAGAAGAAACTAAAAACAAGAAAAGAATCCCATAAAAGATCGAGTTTTTCGCAGGCGGATTTGGAGGTAAGGGAGCAGATCAAAGGGGAAGAAGAAATATGGGTTGGAGCGAATTCGGGTGGCGGGTTTTTAGGCGGGTTTGGTGATCTTGATGGGTTTATGCAAGAGTTTAGCAACCATAGCAACCATGGGTTTGCACCTTGCATACCAAATCTTGATGCACCCAATTTGGTTAATTCTCATTTGGAGTTTACTAATTTTGGGGAAAGATCACTAAATTTACCAACCTTCAGCTAA